The proteins below are encoded in one region of Methanosarcina barkeri 3:
- the thiL gene encoding thiamine-phosphate kinase, which translates to MKNTKVSSVGERALISILSEIFKTSDGREKEQEGILIGAGSDDCAVLDLKGEDCLVVTTDMLHRTTDFPEEMTPWQIGWMSAAVNFSDIAAMGAEPTGLVMAIGMPVDTETAFVVSLAKGMQACAEFCGTAIIGGDLDTHAELTITGTALGRVKKSQLLLRRGARPGDLVCVTGYTGSAGVALEALQLRKPVSENILKALFEPVPRTKEARTLAESGAVTSMMDTSDGLAMSLYDLSRQSHVGFRIRESALPILKEVREFALDPNKLREFALYTGGDFELLITIDPQKIKKVQNICNLVVIGECTKYEAGIVLESPECKLITIEQRGYQQLKAKAVDRST; encoded by the coding sequence ATGAAAAACACAAAAGTATCTTCAGTTGGAGAGCGCGCTCTAATCTCCATTTTATCGGAGATTTTCAAAACATCTGATGGCAGGGAGAAAGAACAGGAAGGAATCCTTATAGGCGCAGGTTCGGATGACTGCGCCGTCCTTGACCTGAAAGGTGAAGACTGCCTGGTTGTTACTACCGATATGCTGCACAGGACTACTGACTTCCCGGAAGAAATGACACCCTGGCAAATAGGCTGGATGTCAGCAGCCGTAAACTTCAGTGACATCGCAGCTATGGGTGCAGAACCCACAGGACTTGTTATGGCAATTGGAATGCCGGTTGATACCGAAACTGCTTTTGTTGTATCCCTTGCAAAAGGTATGCAGGCATGTGCCGAATTCTGTGGGACTGCGATCATCGGAGGCGATCTTGATACACATGCAGAACTGACAATTACAGGGACGGCACTTGGCAGGGTAAAAAAAAGCCAGCTCCTTCTTCGGCGCGGAGCAAGACCGGGTGATCTTGTCTGTGTCACTGGATATACAGGATCAGCCGGAGTAGCTCTGGAAGCTCTTCAATTAAGAAAGCCAGTAAGTGAAAATATTCTGAAGGCACTTTTTGAACCTGTCCCGCGCACGAAAGAAGCAAGGACACTTGCAGAGTCAGGAGCAGTCACATCCATGATGGATACGAGTGACGGCCTTGCAATGTCCCTTTATGACCTCTCCAGGCAGAGTCATGTGGGCTTCAGGATCAGAGAAAGTGCCCTTCCTATCCTCAAGGAGGTCCGTGAATTTGCTTTAGACCCGAATAAACTGAGAGAGTTTGCTCTTTACACAGGTGGAGATTTTGAACTTCTTATTACAATTGACCCCCAAAAGATCAAAAAAGTACAAAATATATGTAACTTAGTCGTTATAGGAGAATGTACAAAGTATGAAGCAGGCATTGTACTCGAATCCCCGGAATGCAAGCTTATAACTATAGAGCAAAGAGGATACCAGCAGTTAAAAGCTAAAGCTGTTGATAGATCCACTTGA
- a CDS encoding anaerobic ribonucleoside-triphosphate reductase activating protein — protein sequence MKVNYAGTVPLSTVDWRGRAAVTIFFRGCPLRCPYCQNHPYLQGLNLVKLEFVKEQIKESKPFVSAVVFSGGEPLMQKAIIPLAEFAKEMGLSIGVHTNGYYPETASEMVKRKLVDKFFIDIKAPPDDPELYGKITGFEEYESVKKKPEQVTASVIKTLGIADSCDLELELRTTLIRDFIGSKEEITSIAAWISKHMKNEELTYVLQQGIPEHSLQKNLRELRVLEREELYELGKIAKKFLKNVRIRTKESGEEIISGSV from the coding sequence ATGAAAGTAAACTACGCAGGTACTGTCCCTCTTTCGACCGTGGACTGGAGAGGGAGGGCTGCGGTTACTATCTTTTTTAGGGGATGCCCTCTTCGCTGCCCCTACTGCCAGAACCATCCCTACCTCCAGGGACTTAACCTTGTAAAATTGGAATTCGTGAAAGAGCAGATTAAAGAATCAAAACCCTTTGTGAGTGCAGTTGTATTTTCAGGAGGGGAACCTTTGATGCAGAAAGCAATTATTCCTCTTGCAGAGTTTGCAAAAGAAATGGGGCTTTCAATTGGGGTTCATACAAACGGCTACTATCCTGAAACAGCAAGCGAAATGGTTAAACGAAAGCTGGTTGATAAGTTTTTTATCGATATAAAAGCTCCTCCGGATGATCCCGAACTTTATGGTAAAATTACGGGCTTCGAAGAATATGAATCAGTGAAAAAAAAGCCTGAACAGGTTACTGCATCTGTAATAAAAACACTTGGAATTGCAGACTCCTGTGACTTGGAACTGGAGCTTCGGACAACATTAATTAGAGATTTTATAGGAAGCAAGGAAGAAATTACCAGCATAGCTGCCTGGATCTCGAAACATATGAAGAACGAGGAACTTACCTATGTACTGCAGCAGGGAATTCCGGAACATAGTTTGCAGAAAAATTTAAGGGAGCTGCGGGTTCTGGAAAGGGAAGAACTATATGAACTCGGTAAAATTGCAAAAAAGTTTCTGAAAAATGTAAGGATAAGAACAAAAGAAAGCGGAGAAGAAATAATTTCTGGCTCTGTATGA